Proteins from one Fragaria vesca subsp. vesca linkage group LG6, FraVesHawaii_1.0, whole genome shotgun sequence genomic window:
- the LOC101299788 gene encoding lysine histidine transporter 1-like: MGTQAPNDVDNTYNQTELDEKLAKEKAINDWLPITSSRNAKWWYSAFHNVTAMVGAGVLGLPYAMAELGWGPGITILILSWIITLYTLWQMVEMHEMVPGKRFDRYHELGQHAFGEKLGLYIVVPQQLIVEVGVCIVYMVTGGKSLQKVHDTVCSDCKNIKLTYFIMIFASVHFVLSHLPNFNSISGVSLAAAVMSLSYSTIAWTAALDKGTVENVDYSYKAKTTTGNFFNFLAALGEVAFAYAGHNVVLEIQATIPSTPEKPSKVPMWKGVIVAYIIVALCYFPVALVGYYIYGNSVEDNILVSLEKPKWLIATANMFVVIHVIGSYQIYAMPVFDMMETLLVKKLDFRPTFMLRFVTRTSYVAITMFVGITFPFFSGLLGFFGGFAFAPTTYFLPCVMWLAIYKPRRFSLSWCCNYICIFFGVLLMVLSPIGGLRSIIVQAKTYKFYS, encoded by the exons ATGGGAACTCAAGCTCCGAACGATGTCGATAATACTTACAACCAGACAGAG CTCGACGAGAAGTTAGCCAAGGAAAAGGCAATTAACGATTGGCTTCCGATTACTTCATCAAGGAATGCAAAATGGTGGTATTCGGCTTTTCACAATGTCACGGCCATGGTTGGAGCTGGTGTTCTCGGTCTCCCTTATGCCATGGCAGAGCTTGGATG GGGTCCTGGTATAACTATTTTGATCCTTTCATGGATCATCACATTGTACACACTATGGCAAATGGTTGAGATGCATGAGATGGTTCCAGGGAAACGTTTTGATCGTTACCACGAGTTGGGTCAACATGCATTTGGTGAAAAGCTTGGTCTTTACATAGTGGTGCCTCAGCAACTCATTGTTGAAGTTGGTGTTTGCATTGTGTACATGGTCACCGGAGGAAAATCGCTGCAAAAGGTCCATGACACTGTGTGCTCAGACTGCAAAAATATCAAATTGACTTACTTCATCATGATCTTTGCGTCTGTGCACTTTGTGCTTTCCCACCTTCCCAACTTCAACTCCATCTCCGGCGTGTCTTTGGCCGCAGCTGTCATGTCCTTGAG TTACTCTACCATAGCATGGACTGCTGCACTAGACAAGGGTACGGTAGAAAATGTCGATTATAGTTACAAAGCCAAGACTACTACTGGAAATTTCTTCAACTTCTTAGCTGCATTGGGTGAAGTGGCTTTTGCGTATGCTGGCCATAATGTAGTCCTTGAAATCCAAGCAACAATTCCTTCTACACCTGAGAAGCCTTCCAAGGTACCCATGTGGAAAGGAGTCATTGTTGCCTACATAATTGTGGCTTTGTGCTACTTCCCAGTTGCTCTGGTGGGATATTACATTTATGGAAATTCAGTTGAGGACAACATCCTCGTCTCATTGGAAAAACCCAAATGGCTTATTGCAACGGCCAACATGTTTGTTGTCATCCATGTTATTGGAAGCTATCAG ATTTATGCAATGCCAGTGTTTGACATGATGGAGACTCTACTGGTAAAGAAGTTGGATTTCAGGCCAACTTTTATGCTTCGTTTTGTTACACGAACTTCATATGTTG CAATTACCATGTTTGTTGGAATAACATTCCCATTCTTTAGTGGTCTCCTTGGATTTTTCGGAGGATTTGCTTTTGCCCCAACAACATATTTT CTCCCTTGTGTAATGTGGCTTGCCATCTACAAACCAAGGAGGTTCAGCTTATCCTGGTGCTGCAACTAT ATCTGCATATTCTTTGGTGTTCTTTTGATGGTTCTGTCACCAATTGGAGGGCTGAGATCAATCATAGTTCAAGCCAAGACCTACAAATTCTACTCATAA